One genomic window of Quercus robur chromosome 6, dhQueRobu3.1, whole genome shotgun sequence includes the following:
- the LOC126732809 gene encoding probable inactive receptor kinase At5g67200: MPFTRTTPLLSLLILFCYLSTVIVTVHCAATSKSPPLVTPAANLILPSDAVSLLSFKTKADLDNKLLYELHERFDYCQWQGVKCAQGRVVHLILQGFGLRGEFAPDTLTRLNQLRVLTLTNNSLSGPIPDLSLLVNLKSLFLDQNSFSSSFPPSILLLFSLQVLDLSHNNLTGPIPFGLNELDRLSSLRLDSNGFNGSLPPLNQSTLQVFNVSANNLTGSIPATPTLLRFDTTSFQSNPNLCGEIINKACESRTHFFDSPKPNNDTSPSAAATTTTTPLGQSAQSQSGMLISPPSPKHKSTGLILGSSIGVSLLIASLLFAFGLVKNKKGTTSDTNAKSPDQNPKTSTTTSFEATPRPNSTAQAQEAEENDIVLQLRKSDELRRVQKSGNLVFCGGEAQVYNLEMLMRASAELLGRGTVGTTYKAVLDNQLVLTVKRMDANKTAITSSQVFDHHMAAVGRLRHPNLVPIRAYFQAKGERLVIYDYQANGSLFSLIHGSRSTRAKSLHWTSCLKIAEDVAQGLAYIHQVSRLIHGNLKSSNVLLGADFEACVTDYCLAVLVDSSNEDPDSAGYKAPETRRSNSRATLKSDVYSFGILLLELLTSKHPSQHPFLAPTDVPNWVRAMREDDGGEDNRLGMLTEVACICSVTSPEQRPAMWQVLKMIQEIKENVMVEENSSLESS, translated from the exons ATGCCATTTACACGAACAACCCCACTACTTTCTCTTCTCATCCTCTTCTGCTATCTCTCCACCGTCATCGTCACCGTTCACTGTGCGGCCACCTCGAAATCTCCGCCGTTGGTGACTCCAGCAGCGAACTTGATACTGCCATCCGACGCCGTTTCGCTGCTCAGTTTCAAGACGAAAGCCGACCTAGACAACAAGCTCCTCTACGAGCTCCACGAGCGCTTCGATTACTGTCAATGGCAAGGCGTGAAATGCGCGCAAGGCCGTGTGGTCCATCTCATTCTCCAAGGCTTCGGTCTCCGAGGCGAGTTCGCTCCCGACACTTTGACTCGCCTCAACCAGCTCCGAGTCTTGACTCTCACCAACAACTCGCTCTCCGGTCCGATTCCTGACCTCTCTCTACTCGTCAACCTCAAGTCCTTGTTTTTAGACCAAAACAGTTTCTCCAGCTCTTTTCCTCCGTCGATTCTTCTACTCTTTAGCCTCCAGGTACTTGATCTCTCGCACAACAATCTCACCGGTCCGATTCCCTTTGGTTTGAACGAGTTGGACCGGCTCAGCTCTCTCCGGCTCGACTCGAACGGGTTCAACGGTTCGCTTCCTCCGCTGAACCAGTCCACTCTTCAAGTCTTCAACGTTTCGGCTAACAACCTCACTGGATCGATACCGGCCACGCCGACTCTCCTGCGGTTCGACACGACGTCGTTTCAGTCGAACCCGAATCTCTGCGGCGAGATCATCAACAAGGCTTGCGAATCTCGCACTCATTTCTTCGATTCTCCCAAACCCAACAATGACACGTCACCCTccgccgccgccaccaccaccaccacgccGCTCGGACAAAGCGCACAGTCACAAAGCGGAATGCTCATTTCCCCACCGTCGCCGAAGCACAAGAGCACCGGACTAATTCTAGGGTCCTCGATCGGAGTTTCACTCCTAATCGCCTCTCTTCTCTTCGCGTTCGGCTTGGTCAAGAACAAAAAAGGCACTACCTCCGACACTAACGCCAAAAGCCCAGATCAAAACCCGAAAACCTCAACAACGACGTCGTTCGAGGCCACTCCTCGTCCGAATTCAACAGCCCAAGCTCAAGAAGCGGAGGAAAACGACATAGTGTTACAGCTACGCAAAAGCGACGAGCTACGAAGGGTACAGAAGAGTGGGAACTTGGTGTTCTGTGGAGGAGAGGCACAAGTGTACAATTTGGAGATGCTGATGAGAGCCTCGGCGGAGTTGCTTGGGAGAGGTACGGTGGGGACGACGTACAAGGCGGTGCTGGATAACCAGTTGGTTTTGACGGTGAAGAGAATGGACGCGAATAAGACTGCGATTACGAGCAGCCAAGTTTTCGACCACCATATGGCCGCCGTGGGTAGGCTGCGCCACCCGAATTTGGTTCCGATCAGAGCATACTTTCAGGCCAAGGGAGAGAGGCTGGTGATCTATGACTATCAAGCTAATGGGAGTCTCTTCAGTCTCATTCACG GTTCAAGATCAACTAGGGCAAAGTCTCTCCACTGGACATCATGCTTAAAGATAGCTGAAGATGTGGCCCAGGGCCTTGCCTACATCCACCAAGTATCAAGGTTGATCCACGGCAACCTGAAGTCCTCCAATGTCCTTCTTGGAGCTGACTTTGAGGCTTGTGTCACAGACTATTGCCTTGCAGTCCTTGTAGACTCTTCTAATGAAGATCCTGATTCTGCAGGCTACAAAGCCCCTGAGACCCGCAGATCCAACAGCCGAGCCACTCTCAAGTCTGATGTCTATTCCTTTGGCATCCTTCTACTGGAGCTTTTGACTAGTAAACATCCATCACAACATCCATTCCTTGCGCCCACGGATGTGCCTAATTGGGTCAGAGCAATGAGGGAAGATGATGGTGGTGAAGACAACAGACTTGGAATGCTGACTGAGGTTGCTTGTATTTGTAGTGTGACATCACCGGAACAAAGGCCAGCAATGTGGCAAGTTTTGAAAATGATACAGGAGATAAAGGAGAACGTGATGGTAGAAGAAAATTCATCTCTTGAATCTTCATAG